A region from the Vibrio sp. SS-MA-C1-2 genome encodes:
- the pflB gene encoding formate C-acetyltransferase, whose product MTTAWENFAGGDWQNDVNVRDFIQKNYTPYEGDESFLVTEGTEATNQLWAKVMEGIKQENSTHAPVDFDTSVISTITAHDAGYINKDLETIVGLQTEAPLKRAIIPNGGIRMVEGSCKAYDRELDPTVKKIYSEYRKTHNAGVFDIYTPSILKCRKSGVLTGLPDAYGRGRIIGDYRRVALYGIDRLMADKLAQQNSLVERFEKGEDLQMTMQLREEISEQYRALGQIKEMAAKYGCDISQPAETAQEAVQWTYFGYLAAVKSQNGAAMSLGRTSTFLDIYIQRDIEAGKITEVDAQEMIDHFVMKLRMVRFLRTPEYDTLFSGDPIWATESMGGMGLDGRTLVTRTNFRFLNSLYTMGPSPEPNITVLWSEQLPKGFKEFCAKVSIDTSSIQYENDDLMRPDFNSDDYAIACCVSPQVIGQHMQFFGARANLAKTMLYSINGGVDEKLKIQIGPKEAPMTDAVLDYDKVMDRLDHFMDWLATQYVTALNSIHYMHDKYSYEASLMALMDRDVYRTMACGIAGLSVAADSLSAIKYATVKPIRDEDGIATDFEIEGDYPKFGNNDSRVDDIACELVSTFMAKIRKLKMYRNAVPTQSILTITSNVVYGKKTGNTPDGRRAGAPFAPGANPMHGRDEKGAVASLTSVGKLPFADAKDGISYTFSIVPNALGKDDSTQKANLAGLMDGYFHHESGKTEGGQHLNVNVLNRETLLDAVKHPENYPQLTIRVSGYAVRFNSLTPEQQNDVISRTFTESL is encoded by the coding sequence ATGACTACAGCATGGGAAAACTTCGCTGGTGGTGATTGGCAGAACGATGTAAACGTTCGTGATTTCATTCAGAAAAACTACACACCATATGAAGGTGATGAGTCTTTCTTAGTAACTGAAGGTACTGAAGCGACTAATCAGCTTTGGGCTAAAGTTATGGAAGGCATCAAGCAAGAAAATAGCACCCACGCGCCTGTTGATTTTGATACTTCTGTTATATCAACAATTACCGCTCACGATGCTGGTTATATCAATAAAGATCTTGAAACTATCGTTGGTTTACAGACTGAAGCTCCTCTTAAGCGCGCTATCATCCCTAATGGTGGTATCCGCATGGTTGAGGGTTCTTGTAAAGCTTATGACCGTGAACTTGATCCAACAGTTAAGAAAATCTACTCAGAGTACCGTAAAACACACAACGCAGGTGTTTTCGATATCTATACTCCAAGCATCCTAAAATGTCGTAAATCTGGCGTTTTAACCGGTCTTCCTGATGCATATGGTCGTGGTCGTATCATTGGTGATTACCGTCGTGTTGCTTTATACGGCATTGACCGTCTAATGGCTGATAAGCTTGCACAACAAAACTCACTGGTAGAGCGCTTTGAAAAAGGCGAAGATCTACAGATGACTATGCAGCTTCGTGAAGAGATCTCTGAGCAGTATCGTGCATTAGGTCAAATCAAAGAGATGGCAGCTAAATATGGTTGTGATATCTCTCAACCAGCTGAAACTGCACAAGAAGCAGTTCAGTGGACTTATTTCGGCTACCTAGCAGCGGTTAAGTCTCAAAACGGTGCAGCAATGTCACTAGGCCGTACTTCAACTTTCCTTGATATCTATATCCAACGTGATATTGAAGCAGGTAAGATTACTGAAGTTGACGCTCAAGAGATGATTGACCACTTCGTAATGAAGCTACGTATGGTTCGTTTCCTACGTACGCCTGAATACGATACATTGTTCTCTGGCGACCCAATCTGGGCAACAGAATCAATGGGTGGTATGGGTCTTGACGGACGTACATTAGTTACACGTACTAACTTCCGCTTCCTAAACAGCCTATACACTATGGGTCCTTCTCCAGAGCCAAACATTACTGTACTTTGGTCTGAGCAGCTTCCTAAAGGCTTTAAAGAGTTCTGTGCGAAAGTATCTATCGATACATCATCTATCCAGTATGAGAATGATGATCTAATGCGCCCAGACTTCAACTCTGATGATTATGCAATCGCGTGTTGTGTAAGCCCTCAGGTTATCGGTCAGCACATGCAGTTCTTCGGCGCTCGTGCAAACCTTGCTAAGACAATGCTTTACTCTATCAACGGCGGTGTTGATGAGAAGCTTAAAATTCAGATTGGTCCTAAAGAAGCACCAATGACTGATGCAGTTCTTGATTACGATAAAGTAATGGATCGTCTAGATCACTTCATGGATTGGTTAGCGACACAATACGTGACTGCACTAAACAGCATCCACTACATGCATGACAAGTACAGCTACGAAGCATCTCTAATGGCGCTTATGGACCGTGATGTTTACCGTACAATGGCGTGTGGTATCGCAGGTCTATCTGTTGCTGCTGACTCATTATCAGCAATCAAATATGCAACGGTTAAGCCTATCCGTGACGAAGATGGCATTGCGACTGACTTCGAAATCGAAGGTGATTATCCTAAGTTTGGTAACAATGACTCACGCGTTGATGACATCGCATGTGAACTTGTTTCTACATTTATGGCGAAAATCCGTAAACTGAAAATGTACCGTAACGCGGTACCTACTCAGTCTATCCTTACTATTACATCTAACGTTGTATATGGTAAGAAAACGGGTAATACACCAGACGGTCGTCGTGCTGGCGCGCCATTTGCTCCAGGTGCAAACCCAATGCACGGTCGTGATGAGAAGGGTGCTGTTGCCTCTCTAACCTCTGTAGGTAAACTACCGTTTGCTGATGCGAAAGATGGTATCTCTTATACTTTCTCTATCGTACCAAATGCACTAGGTAAAGATGATTCAACTCAGAAAGCGAACCTTGCTGGTCTAATGGATGGTTACTTCCACCATGAATCTGGTAAGACTGAAGGTGGTCAACACTTGAACGTTAACGTATTAAACCGTGAAACGCTTCTTGATGCTGTTAAGCACCCTGAGAACTACCCACAGCTAACTATCCGTGTTTCTGGTTATGCTGTTCGTTTTAACTCTCTGACTCCAGAGCAGCAAAACGATGTAATTAGCCGTACATTTACAGAGTCTCTATAA
- the pflA gene encoding pyruvate formate lyase 1-activating protein — protein MSTTGRIHSFESCGTVDGPGIRFIVFLQGCLMRCQYCHNRDTWDLHDGKEVTVEEIMKEVVSYRHFMTASGGGITASGGEAMLQPEFVRDLFKAAHDEGIHTCLDTNGYIRKHSDVIDEVLDYADLVMLDLKQMNNEVHENLVGVPNKRVLQFAEYLQKRGQKTWIRYVIVPGFTDDEASARELGEFIKDMDNVEKIEMLPYHKLGAHKWEALGYDYPLDGVNPPSKETMEKIKSILSEYKENVIY, from the coding sequence ATGTCAACGACTGGTCGTATTCATTCATTCGAATCTTGTGGAACCGTAGATGGTCCCGGTATCCGTTTTATTGTTTTTTTACAAGGCTGCTTAATGCGTTGCCAATATTGTCATAACCGAGATACTTGGGATCTTCATGATGGCAAAGAAGTCACTGTCGAAGAGATCATGAAAGAAGTAGTCTCTTATCGACACTTTATGACAGCATCTGGTGGTGGTATTACTGCATCGGGTGGTGAAGCGATGTTACAACCAGAATTTGTCCGTGATCTATTTAAAGCTGCACATGATGAAGGTATCCACACCTGCTTAGATACCAATGGTTATATTCGTAAGCACTCTGATGTCATTGATGAGGTGCTAGATTATGCTGATTTAGTGATGCTTGATCTTAAGCAGATGAATAATGAAGTCCATGAAAACCTCGTTGGTGTACCGAATAAACGTGTCCTACAGTTTGCTGAGTATCTTCAGAAACGTGGTCAAAAAACTTGGATCCGCTACGTTATCGTGCCGGGTTTTACCGATGATGAAGCCTCTGCTCGCGAGTTAGGTGAATTTATTAAAGATATGGATAATGTCGAAAAAATTGAGATGTTACCTTACCATAAATTAGGTGCTCATAAGTGGGAAGCATTAGGTTATGACTACCCACTTGATGGTGTTAACCCTCCATCAAAAGAGACCATGGAAAAGATTAAATCAATTCTATCTGAATATAAAGAGAATGTGATTTATTAA
- a CDS encoding formate--tetrahydrofolate ligase produces the protein MKSDIEISKDTPLSPITDIALQAGLIPDDLTPLGTSKAKVKTSTLTRLKDRKNGKLILVTAITPTPLGEGKTVTTIGLAQGLAKINQSVIACIRQPSMGPVFGVKGGAAGGGYSQVVPMDKLNLHLTGDIHAVTSAHNLAAAAIDARIYHEQRLGYQAFTDKTELPALRIDSQRVSWRRVVDQNDRALRKITVGLNNPNSTMNGFEREDGFDISAASELMAILALSQDLQDMRQRIGKIVLAYNLDGKPVTAEDLQVAGAMTVVMKEAIEPTLMQTLEGVPTFIHAGPFANIAHGNSSIIADKIALKLTDFVVTEGGFGSDMGFEKACNIKASQAGNTPDCAVVVATLRGLKSNAPDQQDYQTKTLIKPDTERLEAGFCNLEWHIRNAEQYKIPVVVAINRFPQDCDEELQWLFERVKGLKTETHVDIAISDAFQSGGEGVKELAQAVVNATQKQANFTPLYTPEQSLIEKINQVALKGYGAKAVELSPLAQQQLNEFEQQGFNHLHICMAKTPASISHDPKLKGAPSNFTLPIRELKLCAGAGFIYALCGNVMTMPGLPEKPAYMQLDIDQNGNIVGLS, from the coding sequence ATGAAAAGTGATATTGAAATTAGTAAAGATACACCACTTTCCCCCATTACCGATATTGCATTACAAGCAGGCTTAATCCCTGATGATTTGACCCCTTTAGGAACATCTAAAGCCAAAGTCAAAACCTCAACCTTAACTCGACTAAAAGATAGAAAAAATGGCAAATTAATCCTAGTAACAGCAATTACGCCGACACCGCTTGGTGAGGGAAAGACGGTCACGACTATTGGTCTTGCTCAAGGGTTAGCAAAAATTAATCAGTCTGTTATTGCCTGTATTCGTCAACCTTCAATGGGCCCCGTTTTTGGCGTTAAAGGCGGTGCAGCTGGTGGGGGGTATAGCCAAGTAGTACCGATGGATAAATTGAATCTACACTTAACCGGTGATATTCATGCGGTTACCTCTGCTCATAACCTCGCTGCAGCTGCTATTGATGCTCGTATCTATCATGAGCAACGCCTTGGATATCAAGCCTTCACGGATAAAACTGAGCTTCCTGCTTTAAGAATTGATAGTCAACGTGTGAGCTGGCGACGTGTTGTCGATCAAAATGATCGTGCTTTACGTAAAATCACCGTCGGGTTAAATAATCCAAACTCGACAATGAATGGTTTTGAACGAGAAGATGGCTTTGATATTTCAGCGGCTTCAGAATTAATGGCAATTTTAGCCTTAAGTCAAGACCTGCAAGATATGCGTCAACGAATAGGCAAGATAGTATTAGCTTATAATCTAGATGGTAAGCCAGTTACTGCCGAGGATCTCCAAGTCGCAGGTGCGATGACAGTTGTAATGAAAGAGGCAATAGAACCAACACTAATGCAAACTCTTGAAGGTGTGCCCACCTTTATTCATGCAGGCCCTTTTGCCAATATCGCTCACGGTAACTCTTCTATCATTGCAGATAAAATCGCCTTAAAATTAACTGACTTTGTTGTTACAGAAGGTGGATTCGGTTCTGATATGGGATTCGAGAAGGCTTGTAATATTAAAGCATCACAAGCAGGAAACACCCCAGATTGTGCGGTTGTTGTTGCGACGTTACGAGGCTTGAAATCTAACGCGCCTGACCAACAGGATTACCAAACAAAGACGCTGATAAAACCTGATACTGAACGTTTAGAAGCGGGGTTCTGTAATCTTGAATGGCATATCCGTAATGCTGAGCAATATAAAATCCCAGTTGTTGTCGCGATTAACCGTTTTCCTCAAGACTGTGATGAAGAGCTACAGTGGTTATTTGAGCGTGTAAAAGGACTCAAAACTGAAACTCATGTCGATATTGCAATCAGTGATGCCTTTCAATCTGGGGGCGAAGGTGTAAAAGAATTAGCCCAAGCAGTCGTTAATGCGACTCAAAAACAAGCAAATTTCACTCCACTTTATACACCTGAACAATCATTGATCGAGAAAATCAATCAAGTCGCACTTAAAGGTTATGGTGCAAAAGCGGTCGAATTATCGCCTCTTGCTCAACAGCAATTGAATGAATTTGAGCAGCAAGGATTTAACCACTTACATATTTGTATGGCAAAAACCCCAGCATCAATCTCCCATGATCCAAAATTAAAAGGGGCTCCATCAAATTTCACCTTACCAATTAGAGAGTTAAAGCTTTGCGCCGGCGCTGGATTTATCTATGCGCTGTGCGGCAATGTGATGACCATGCCGGGTCTACCAGAAAAACCTGCTTACATGCAGTTAGATATCGATCAAAACGGTAATATAGTTGGTCTGAGCTGA
- a CDS encoding YfbU family protein, with translation MEMTNAQRLILSNQYYIMSKLSPENSAHYERLQTIVERGFGLQMRELDKDFGQLSDAVCREIIEAMEMHHAMQESYNMLNETEANQVDARRLQFLGFDAATESQQLHYVRFITTTEGQYPQFDSSQHQFNSQTPMMNKYQRMLAEWKACPRQYHLSAAELQKILAA, from the coding sequence ATGGAAATGACAAATGCACAACGCCTGATTTTATCGAATCAGTACTATATCATGTCAAAATTATCACCTGAAAATTCAGCTCATTACGAACGTTTACAAACAATTGTTGAGCGTGGTTTTGGCTTGCAAATGCGTGAATTAGATAAAGACTTTGGTCAATTATCAGACGCGGTTTGTCGTGAAATTATCGAAGCGATGGAGATGCACCACGCAATGCAAGAGTCTTACAACATGCTCAATGAGACTGAAGCAAATCAAGTTGATGCTCGTCGCCTACAATTCCTTGGCTTTGATGCTGCTACTGAATCTCAGCAACTTCATTATGTACGCTTCATTACCACAACTGAAGGCCAATATCCGCAGTTTGATAGCTCGCAACACCAATTCAATAGCCAAACGCCAATGATGAATAAGTATCAGCGTATGCTTGCTGAATGGAAAGCCTGCCCACGTCAATACCATTTATCAGCTGCTGAGTTACAGAAAATTCTTGCTGCTTAA
- the rlmA gene encoding 23S rRNA (guanine(745)-N(1))-methyltransferase, which produces MSFQCPLCFSALNQNNHHWVCENNHQFDLAKEGYVNLMPAHHKRSKNPGDNKEMMQARRAFLENEHYQPLRQAVIKEVTAHLETNQALKVLDIGCGEGYYTSALATKLQEYNEKSQVYGLDISKVAIKFAAKRYPQADFCVASSHRLPFADNSLDGIVRIYAPCKAEELSRVIKSDGIIVTVTPAARHLYQLKEKVYQSVKLHETQPEEIAGFELIKQTLLPYSMDLNSQDATALLQMTPFAWRASEQVWQQLEAENDHQIEADFSISIYRKK; this is translated from the coding sequence ATGTCATTCCAGTGCCCTCTCTGCTTTTCTGCTCTTAATCAAAATAATCATCACTGGGTATGCGAAAATAATCATCAATTTGATCTCGCAAAAGAAGGCTACGTAAATCTGATGCCTGCTCATCACAAACGCTCAAAGAACCCGGGTGATAATAAAGAGATGATGCAAGCGAGACGTGCTTTTTTAGAAAACGAGCATTATCAACCACTTCGTCAAGCGGTAATCAAGGAAGTGACGGCTCATTTAGAAACGAACCAAGCTCTTAAAGTTTTAGATATTGGTTGTGGTGAGGGGTATTATACATCGGCGTTAGCCACTAAATTACAAGAGTACAACGAGAAAAGCCAAGTTTACGGATTAGATATCTCTAAAGTCGCCATTAAATTTGCTGCTAAACGTTATCCTCAAGCCGATTTTTGTGTTGCATCTAGTCACCGTCTACCTTTTGCGGATAACTCCCTTGATGGTATTGTACGTATTTATGCACCATGTAAAGCGGAAGAGTTATCACGCGTGATTAAATCAGATGGCATCATTGTGACGGTAACCCCTGCAGCTCGTCATCTTTATCAGCTAAAAGAAAAGGTTTATCAGAGCGTAAAACTCCATGAAACTCAACCAGAAGAAATTGCAGGTTTTGAATTGATTAAACAGACGTTACTGCCTTATAGCATGGATTTAAATAGCCAAGATGCAACAGCTCTACTTCAAATGACACCGTTTGCTTGGCGAGCTTCAGAGCAAGTTTGGCAGCAGTTAGAAGCAGAAAATGATCATCAAATTGAAGCTGACTTCTCAATCTCAATTTATCGAAAAAAGTAA
- a CDS encoding YfcL family protein, with product MTIQDYEEKLMDMMDAMVETSTEDQLFANGYLRGHISLAAASCELENIEDLDIFKQQVLESVTANQNELTPADFALVVNCWNELQK from the coding sequence ATGACAATTCAAGATTACGAAGAAAAACTAATGGATATGATGGATGCGATGGTAGAGACCTCTACTGAGGATCAACTGTTTGCTAATGGTTATTTACGTGGACATATCTCTCTTGCTGCTGCGAGTTGTGAATTAGAAAATATTGAAGATCTCGATATTTTTAAGCAGCAAGTATTAGAAAGTGTGACTGCAAACCAGAATGAACTAACGCCAGCGGACTTCGCTTTAGTTGTTAATTGTTGGAATGAGCTGCAGAAATAA
- the aroC gene encoding chorismate synthase: MAGNTIGQQFRVTTFGESHGLALGCIIDGCPPGLELSEADLQVDLDRRKPGTSRYTTQRQEADEVKILSGVFEGQTTGTSIGLIIENTDQRSKDYSKIKDLFRPGHADYTYHQKYGVRDYRGGGRSSARETAMRVAAGAVAKKYLKAVFGVEVRGYLSQMGDISIETVDWDEIGNNLFFSPDASKVEPFDQLIRQLKKEGDSIGAKVTVVAQHVPVGLGEPVFDRLDAEIAHSLMGINAVKGVEIGDGFDVVKQKGSEHRDAMTPTGFESNHAGGILGGISSGQDIVAHIAMKPTSSITVPGQTIDVEGNEAEVITKGRHDPCVGIRAVPIAEAMMAITLMDHLLRHRGQNMHVETLTPKI, translated from the coding sequence ATGGCTGGAAATACAATAGGACAACAATTCAGAGTTACAACATTTGGTGAGAGTCATGGTTTGGCATTAGGCTGCATTATTGATGGCTGTCCTCCTGGTTTAGAACTCTCTGAAGCAGATTTACAAGTTGATTTAGATCGTCGTAAACCGGGTACTTCTCGTTATACAACCCAGCGTCAAGAAGCTGATGAAGTGAAAATTTTGTCTGGTGTTTTTGAAGGTCAAACAACAGGGACATCTATTGGCTTAATCATTGAAAATACGGATCAACGATCGAAAGATTATTCAAAAATTAAAGATCTATTTCGTCCGGGACATGCAGATTACACTTATCACCAAAAGTATGGAGTAAGGGATTATCGTGGTGGTGGTCGCTCTTCTGCTCGTGAAACGGCGATGCGAGTTGCGGCTGGTGCTGTGGCGAAAAAGTACCTGAAAGCGGTATTTGGTGTTGAGGTTCGTGGTTATCTCTCGCAAATGGGGGATATCAGCATTGAAACTGTGGATTGGGATGAGATTGGCAATAACCTATTTTTCTCTCCTGATGCTTCGAAAGTTGAACCGTTTGATCAACTGATCCGTCAACTAAAAAAAGAAGGCGATTCAATTGGAGCTAAAGTGACGGTTGTTGCTCAGCATGTGCCTGTTGGCCTTGGTGAACCTGTTTTTGACCGTTTAGATGCTGAAATTGCTCACTCTTTAATGGGAATTAATGCGGTTAAAGGGGTTGAAATTGGTGATGGTTTTGACGTTGTTAAGCAGAAAGGCAGCGAACACCGTGACGCAATGACACCAACCGGTTTTGAATCTAACCATGCTGGTGGTATCTTAGGGGGTATCTCCTCAGGGCAAGATATTGTCGCTCATATTGCGATGAAACCAACATCAAGTATTACGGTTCCAGGACAAACGATTGATGTTGAGGGCAACGAAGCTGAAGTGATCACCAAAGGGCGTCATGATCCATGTGTGGGTATTCGAGCCGTCCCAATTGCAGAAGCGATGATGGCAATTACGTTAATGGATCATTTATTGCGCCACCGTGGTCAAAATATGCATGTGGAAACATTGACACCAAAAATTTAA
- a CDS encoding LysR family transcriptional regulator codes for MVKNTLDDFYLFCQVVKYGSMKKVSELTGLPMSTISRRISNLESSTKTTLLIRAKNKIYPTNDGKRFYEQIGDKAEMFYQSIDNLKKDMGEISGTVVLSIPSAFYAYHLNKHIVKLLLKHPELIIKIQTPENPNQIKDNVDIALTIGELKDSNLIARTLLNVGISAVASPEFIEQNLEEIENNHIEQLPYISTWVDPTLYIKEQDTDEIIKIIPNTKLVLGTLDLIYEALEMSVGFSTVPTHLLPDNSKLEVIPSIRIPKIQASLMYRSRNSQSAAQQLVIKTILDIFKDIKLD; via the coding sequence ATGGTTAAAAATACACTTGATGACTTCTACCTTTTTTGTCAGGTAGTCAAATATGGCAGTATGAAGAAAGTCAGCGAATTGACAGGACTTCCGATGTCAACCATTAGCCGTCGGATCTCTAATTTAGAATCTAGCACTAAAACAACACTTTTAATCCGAGCAAAAAATAAAATTTATCCAACCAATGATGGTAAGCGATTTTATGAACAGATTGGAGATAAAGCAGAGATGTTTTATCAGTCTATCGATAACTTAAAGAAAGACATGGGTGAAATATCAGGGACAGTTGTTCTTTCAATACCTAGCGCGTTTTATGCTTATCATCTCAATAAACACATTGTTAAATTATTACTAAAACACCCTGAGCTGATTATAAAAATCCAGACCCCAGAAAACCCCAATCAAATAAAAGATAATGTGGATATTGCATTAACAATCGGTGAGTTAAAAGACAGTAATCTCATTGCTCGAACATTGTTAAATGTTGGCATTTCTGCGGTAGCAAGCCCTGAATTTATTGAGCAAAATTTAGAAGAGATTGAAAATAATCACATCGAACAACTACCTTATATATCAACATGGGTTGATCCCACTCTTTATATAAAAGAACAAGATACCGATGAAATTATAAAAATAATACCCAATACAAAACTAGTATTAGGTACATTAGATCTTATTTATGAAGCACTTGAAATGTCCGTTGGTTTTTCAACTGTTCCGACACATCTCTTACCTGATAACTCTAAACTTGAAGTGATTCCATCGATAAGAATACCGAAGATCCAAGCATCATTAATGTACAGAAGTAGAAACAGTCAATCAGCGGCACAACAATTAGTGATTAAAACAATTTTAGATATATTCAAAGATATTAAGTTAGATTAA
- a CDS encoding thiamine pyrophosphate-binding protein, which yields MKITISDYLLTRLKELNVNKAFGIPGDYVLPFFDRLIDGEHGVEHVLSRNELNGTYAADGYAKVNGFGAMAVTFGVGSLSTVNAVAGAYSDDTPLIVICGAPATPVLNTPTDKLYHHVVGNDFDTSLKVFENITIASERIMTAESAPVIIDTMLRKAYQMKKPIYLELPYDIQTTMIDAPTSELDLMLNQSSQHNLNIALDAAKSIIMASKTRSIVTGHQLQREEMIDEGLQLVERLNAAVATTFTCKIGVFEDHPNAVGIYMGKVCEPYTNEMVEGADVAITLGVSNNEFDTGVFSSEIGHEEGKHRITIEQNRVVIDQTVYDNVFLREFLPQLLDSLVDVTKGVLNLEDRRKFAFEHKDKFEATDAALTIDRLFIQFSNYLKPGDLFYADTGGFINSSQAEFPSDIVMHGCGNWGSLGAGFGMFCGAVFTEKADTSRLVTIQGEGAFNMSAQELSNLIEYKKDAVIFILDNSGYGAERAIHPGKQRSYNDIPVWNYEELGVAFGGTKGVDTDGFIVRTEKEMEATLTTLENPKGVNIVRVMLDPWDSASFNIRFSQLLRH from the coding sequence ATGAAAATCACAATTTCAGATTATTTATTAACTCGTCTAAAAGAACTTAATGTCAACAAAGCGTTTGGTATTCCAGGCGATTACGTATTACCTTTCTTTGACCGTTTAATTGATGGCGAGCACGGTGTTGAACACGTATTAAGTCGCAACGAATTAAATGGCACTTACGCTGCAGATGGATATGCAAAAGTAAATGGTTTTGGTGCAATGGCAGTGACGTTTGGTGTTGGCTCATTAAGTACGGTTAACGCCGTTGCCGGTGCTTATTCAGATGATACTCCACTGATTGTTATTTGTGGCGCACCAGCAACGCCAGTGCTAAATACACCAACCGATAAACTTTACCATCATGTTGTTGGCAATGACTTTGATACTAGTTTAAAAGTATTTGAAAACATCACCATTGCCAGTGAACGTATTATGACGGCTGAATCAGCACCGGTGATTATCGATACCATGCTCCGTAAAGCGTATCAAATGAAAAAGCCTATTTACTTAGAGCTGCCTTATGATATTCAGACAACCATGATTGACGCACCGACCAGCGAACTTGATCTTATGTTGAATCAGTCATCTCAGCATAATTTAAATATCGCTCTCGATGCCGCTAAATCAATCATTATGGCAAGTAAAACACGCTCAATCGTTACAGGTCATCAATTACAACGTGAAGAGATGATTGATGAAGGGTTACAGTTAGTTGAACGATTAAATGCCGCTGTCGCAACGACCTTTACTTGTAAAATAGGCGTATTTGAAGATCACCCAAATGCAGTGGGTATCTACATGGGTAAAGTGTGTGAACCGTACACCAATGAGATGGTTGAAGGTGCCGATGTGGCTATTACATTGGGTGTGTCAAATAATGAGTTTGATACTGGGGTATTCTCTTCAGAAATTGGGCATGAAGAAGGTAAACACCGCATCACCATCGAACAAAACCGTGTTGTGATTGATCAAACGGTTTATGACAATGTCTTTTTACGTGAATTCTTACCTCAATTATTGGATTCATTAGTCGATGTCACTAAAGGTGTATTAAACCTTGAAGATCGTCGTAAATTTGCTTTTGAGCACAAAGATAAATTTGAAGCAACCGACGCGGCACTAACCATTGACCGTCTGTTCATACAGTTTTCTAACTACCTGAAACCTGGCGATCTATTTTATGCTGATACCGGTGGTTTCATTAACAGTTCACAAGCTGAATTCCCATCAGACATTGTGATGCACGGCTGTGGTAACTGGGGGTCATTAGGCGCTGGATTTGGTATGTTCTGTGGTGCTGTATTTACAGAAAAAGCCGATACAAGCCGTCTGGTCACGATTCAAGGCGAAGGGGCATTTAATATGTCAGCGCAAGAGCTATCAAACCTCATTGAATATAAGAAAGATGCGGTTATCTTTATCCTTGATAATTCAGGTTATGGCGCAGAGCGTGCTATTCACCCAGGAAAACAACGTTCATACAATGATATTCCGGTGTGGAATTATGAAGAACTGGGTGTTGCATTTGGTGGTACAAAAGGGGTAGATACTGATGGCTTTATTGTTCGTACCGAAAAAGAGATGGAAGCGACATTAACAACATTAGAAAATCCAAAAGGCGTGAATATTGTTCGAGTGATGCTAGACCCTTGGGATTCTGCATCATTTAACATTCGTTTTAGCCAGTTACTACGTCACTAA